The Gossypium hirsutum isolate 1008001.06 chromosome D03, Gossypium_hirsutum_v2.1, whole genome shotgun sequence genomic interval GATTAATTGGGAGGATTACCTGACCATATCTCCTCTAgaaatttatcattcaattctTTATGAGGAGATCGATTTACAAAATAACTTGTCAGGTTTACGGCTTCAGCCGAAAATTCATTCCCTAAGCCTGCATTAGAAAACATTCATCAAGCCTTTTCCAACAAGGTTCTGTTTATTCTTTTTGCAACTCCATTCTGCTGCGGAGTTCCAACAATGATTCGATGTCTTTCAATTCCTTCTCGTTTGCAGAAATCATTAAACTCTGACGAACAGAACTCAAAACCATTATCCGTTCTTAAACTCTTCACGAATTTTCTAGTTTATTTTTCTAATAGTGTCTTCCACCATTTGAAGATTCTAAGACTTCACTTTTCTATTTCAAGAAATAAACCTTAACTTTTTTGGagtgatcatcaataaaagttaggaaatatttattaccTCCTTTTGAGATGCGATCTGCCGAAattcggtgtagtagattaaactagatTTCACACTTAAGGAGCCTGAATACAAGCATTGtcattacattttagttaagtttctttagttttacttacattaaataaaatgtgcaaattgagtcttttattgaccctaATGGTCGAATAAGGCCTAAGGGAGAGTTAACGTACTTTGTGAGTATACGAGAGACCATCAGAAGGCATTTTAGAACGATACTGGACGTTATGTCGTAACACGGGAGGactgatgtcgcaacatagggaatAGAATGAAGAAACTCAAGTTTGcctttgatgtcgcgacacaaaCTGAGGGTATCgcaacatacccctgaagatggcTATAAAGGAGCATATTGGTTGCTATGTCGCAACATAGGTcctggtgtgtcgcgacatcaactTTGGTAAGGAAATTAGACACGaagtaagggcatttttgtctgtgcaatcaaaattaaagcttaagaATGACAACCacttgaaggctataaataggcttctTTGGCACATGTTAAAGACACATTTTGATTAACCTAGTTTCTTCCTTTAtatttagtttcatttttttagggttctagagttttattttatttgttcgtTGTTTTCTTTTTATAGATTTGGATTGTGGAATCATTCAACTCTGTGGATTTGCGCTTAATATCAATACAATTATGctatttcatttactttatcttatctatttaattagcatgctttctctttacatcaattatatatttttataaatgccacgaggaactaatccttctatgggggattagcgagtggaggtatgatctgttaactgttttgtagggttactcaacgaaTAAGCTATTTGGGAAAGggagaacgtgaaacaaaccctaggcttgacaacaccggaaagtcatcaaggtgggaattaacccaaaattagtattgcccattcgtgaacaccttaaccccaaaccagCTTGGACTGTGAGGttaaaagataagtagttcttgttgactcgttatgttagtggaagatcgaaagatcctactaaggtaacgactagttgattgacgaggaacctgAAGCAGCAATTGATGGAGATTATCGAAGCGAGCTAATTACCCATAATCAGATTtgattttttcttcctttttgatctcttgaattttatctttttatgctattttattttaattattgtaaaaacctcaaaaatcctttattttatatttttcgtactataattaaatttaaaagtactaattagatatttcagtgtttaggttagaattgatctagaGCTCACCTCTcttgggtatgatccttggaGTATTCACCCACtccattgtaaaactatattacaactaaacacgtatacttgcggataccgcctcgtaattctatattttattacaatattcacactctggatgttagtacgtCCGGAGGCGGTCAAGATGTTAGAAGATAAACTCCATAAATTGGAATTAATGTAATCTAGAGCCCCTTTTGTTCTGTGCACTGCTGAATCGAAACTGGTTTGAGTTTGTTTCCCGAAAATGTAATGCCTGTAGAAACCTAACTTACCAACTCCAATGTCTTTGAGAAGACCTCTATTGCACAAGACTGTCACACCATTCTCGCTCATATGACCCAGCCGCTTGTGCCAAAATTTTGTTGAATCGAAATCGATGGAAAAAGAGTCACATTGTGTCGTACGACGTCAGGTTGATTCTCGTTGTGACGTGGTGGTGATCGCAATCGTACCAATAACCATTAACCCTTACAAAATTTTAGGCTGCCCTTTTTCTGTCCTCTAATCATAACAAAAGCCCTATGAGAAACTTTTAAGCCATTTGACTCAATGACTATCCTACAACTATTAGAATCCAAAATTCCTAATGATAtaagatttttctttaaattatgaACATACCTGACATCTAACAATGTCTGAATAATTTCATTGTATATCCTAATTTTTACTGTTCCTATTTCAGATATTTTACATGAAGAGTTATTCCCTATCAACACAACTCCATCTTCAACTGAATTGTATGTGGAAAATAAGTCCGTGTTGGGACAAATGTGATAGGAGCACCCTGAACCTAAGATCCATTCAGAAGTAAGATGAGAGCTTTCACTCATTGACACCAATAAGAAATCATCACCTCTATCCTCGACTACACTAGCATCAGCAACTTCAACTTTCTACTTATCTTTCTCATCGTTTTTGGTAtcccttttgattttattttaaagtttccaACATTCTAACTTAACATGACCCACCTTTTTACAATAGTCACAATATTTGTCATAATTTTTGGATTTGGACCTTGCTTTAGACCTGTTTCGATTTGTCTTTCTAGTTTGTTGTCTGCCTCTTGCAATTAGAACTAAGGCTTGCCCGTCTGATTTTTTGTTTGGGCCTAACTCATTGCCAAGTTTATCCTTGCTCAGAAGATTTCCCTTCACATCCTCGAATAAGAGATGATCTCTCCCATAAATCAGAGTTTCCCTGTAAGTTTTATAAGAAGAGGGCAAAGAGCATAACAACAACATAACTTGATCCTCATCACTAATATCTacttcgagttttttttaagTCATTAAGAAGGGTAACAAACTCACTAATATAGGTTCTAAGGGATCACCTTCGGCCATTATGAACGTGTAGAGACGTTATTTTAAAACTAACTCGTTGGCTAGAGATTTCATCATATATAAGGCTTCTAGTTTCTTCCATAATACATACATCGTTTTCTCCTTCAGAACCTCCTAAACACATTATTCGTGAGGCATAATTGAATAATGGATAGAGCATTTTCATCAAGCTATTCTCATTCTGACTGATCTATATTTGTGGGTTTTTTTCCTGTAACGACTTTTTTCAGACCGTTATGAACCAGTATTGTCGTTATCTGAACTTGCCACAAACTAACTTTGTAATCATGTTGAACTTCTCAATATCGAACCTTGACACTTCCATCGTTGAACGAGTTGATTACGAAAAtcaaactagctctgataccagtttgtAGGGGATAAACCCGATTAAACAACGAACAAAGTGAAGAAAATAAGAATTGAAAAGATAAAACAAGTagattttatgtggaaaaatcctcaaaagaggataaaaaactacaGATAAAAAGATATTTCACTATGAAAAAGGAGAGTACAAAATATGGAGAGAACTAAAAGAAAAACTTGAAGCCCCATAAGAAAAACCCTtcgaaacaaagaacaaaattctcttaatctaaatattttgTTGTGTAAAACCTAGAGTAACTAAGGTCTATTTATAAGCTGAAATTCATAGCATATATGACTACAACAActctaggttaattagagtttaagtgggaaactaaaaacagagtttaactatgagaagaaaagccaaaataaattttggtcaaaataagaggCACTCTCCCACAAATAttgataccattttggcattctgtTTGATTTAAAACTGTTCATATGGTCAAGTATCAATACCAAATGTCAAAATATCAATACCTAAGTCCAGAAATGGTAAAATCTCATCTTTAAAATGTCAATTTCATGCCAAAATCACCTAGACTTCAATGGTACCTTATAaacacaattataacataaaaatcatcaactaATGATCTTTCTATTAATTTCcaacaagataaaaaaaatcactttaacaatcaacctaagtgtctaaccaatatgccacaattggcacATTAATTAACAAtccaaaaccaaacaaaagaacaCATTCAACTATATTAATATGCCTTCAATGGCACCTCAAATATCAAACCTAACATACAACCATTCAACCATTCAAACCGTCTTTCAATTGGTTCCATATTAGCCATATAACTTAGGTACTAGGATTACCAAATCATTTCAAATATGGTATAGAATAAGAATCATCTTTCCATACCTATATCCTAGCATACCACCTAAATACCTTATAATCAAATAACATGCCCATCAACTACTTAACAAGTTATCATTATCATGATTTTTGCCATCACACACAAATATTTACTTATGATTCATAAAATGTCAACGTAACCCAAAATGGACATCATATAACCATAAGACTtattaggtacatgccaagacccAAAATGAAACACATTACCAACACTTTGAGTCTTGAATTGTCGGTGGATGTTGAAGTTGATGATCGAATCGAAAGTACCTAACTTGCACacgaaaaacaaaaccgtacgatTAGCAagcttagtggtatttctataatccaaacattaAACATAACATAACTCATTTTAAATGCAAAAGTTGATTAAATTAGCAATTGAATGTAAAATTGTTTGTGTATTGATGGAATGTTATGTTATTTTAATCTATAGCATGTTATCCCtcgaaaaacaaaagaaaagataaGGTTGTTGACGAATAGCTTGGAGttcacggtttgtatttctataatctgaattgtTTCAATTGTTGCATTTTCACATTGCATTACGTGGTAAGTTTATAAGGTGAGTTAATTCTTTGGAAGATGTtgtgaaatgataaaattgaattgaataaattttactGAATGATTAAATATGGTAAGGGACATAATAACAAGTATATCCTATAGTTAAATCAATTTTAGGTTAATATAAAGCTTACGAAAACTTTAGACCAACCCGGCAAGAAACAGggtttaaattgaaattaaaacgaAAAGATGGTAAAAATCTGcaaacaagggtcacacagccatgtcccttGGCCGTGTGTGAAAGCTTAGCCTGTGTGTGATgaaccacacagtcgtgtcactAAACCATGTATTAGAGTCGTTCTCGTGTGAGAtaggtcacatgcccgtatgaATGGGTCACATAATCGTGTGAGCAAACCATGTAAATCTTTGTGCCCATGTGTACCaaaatcacttaaatttttaCATACCACACGGTTGTACCATGAGCCCATGtatggcacacggccatgtgccaggccatgtgtcagCTTGTGTGTACCTGAAAATGCCTTTTTAAGCAAGCTATTCAACCATGAACACTTAAgccataaaatatcatttaaaccACATCTCAACCAATTCCAAAGCATTCAAATCAACCAAAATCATCATTTATATcaaccatcctaagtgcctaaccaatatgccacaattggcacCTTAATCGACAATTTAAAAACCAACCAAAAGACCATATACATACCAACCCATTAAGCCTTCAATGACACTTTCACTATCATCTAATCAAGCACCAAATAGCCATTCAAACAATCTCATGCTTAAGCATTAAGCTTGCCAAATCATTTCAATCATACCTAAACTTATAACTCATCTTTGTGCACCTATTTTCTAGCGTATCATCTAAACACCATCAAAGCAAGCAAATATCTAAGTCAAACTTCTCATCAAGATACCATCTTCATGACTAATTCCATCATACACATATTTACATAAACATAATCTCAAAATGACAAAATCACTCAAGATATAACATTTGCACAAGCTTAAGatttcctaggtacatgccatgcATAACCAAGCCTTAATATGGTCAAAAGACTACAAAATCAATACCGGAATAGTGTGAGCTTCTTGACGATTAGCCTAACACGTTCCGCAAGTTGACACTAcagagaaaaaagaaacaaatgagtaagcattacaaatgcttagtaagttcacaagtatttaaaaccaagtaacttacctCAGATTATAATTATACACTACATGCTACTTAGCTTGGTAAAGTTTGCCTATCAtggcaaatcaaatataaaaaaggcgagtttaacatttataaaaccatatagtattcaatcatataacattttaattcatttaaagtaATATTTCAACATCATCTACAAAACAATCAATCATTTGATCAGTTCACTATCTAAGTCATATCATACAATCTATTTACCCACAATACATCCCATTTCAAATTAATGCCaaacattattttcatttcataatttgaattttcaatcaaattcatattaGATCATATGAACTTCATTCCCATATCATATCAGTTCTTCTTTATACCAAATATACAACAATTGccaatttattttcaattactACTTCGTTTCATAATATGAATTCTGAATCACATTCATTGATTTGCCATGTTTTCATATTGGCCCATTGGGCTTATATAACTGATTCTCAATATGTATATGCATTATTCAATCAATGTATCAAATCAATCTAAAAATCATTTATTACAATTACATTATACATATCCCCATTAACCTGACTTGGACTCGGACTAATACACggttccaaccaacacaccaatttggcacttAGTGCCTGACAGATAAATTCGTAATAATGAATTACACCTTGTGCTGGCCgataaaattgaccaattcaaccaattcaagaattccatatatatatataatagttcaTCACCACATTAGTGTAATTCtacattttaaataatatttaaaattttcgaatatactcaatttagttcttttcacaTACAACCAATTTAAATCGaatcaattcaactcatttaatcaaATCATCACTTTATCACATAACATATCCTATTTCAGTCCAATTCAAAGTCAATTCCTTAATTTGTCGAATTATACTATCTTCAATTCtgttcaatttaatcttttatctCACCTTTTTTTTACCAAATTGTAAACAACTAGaatttagattaacatatttacaattataattttaaatgcgtaacaatttaacacaaacatactgtatgaacttactaaggcTAAACAACAAAAATTGTAATGTCAGGGACTAATATGAAAGTTTCTCTTCTCCACGATTATCTATTGGCTCTtgatctaaaaaataatttatttattagcccaaatacataataataatccATTTAATTCATATGACATATTTATTGACATTTTTCAAAATTGctttaaacttttactttttattcaatttaatccctaatatcaAAACAAGCTTATTTTCACAATTAACCCATAAAGCCATAGAGCCAAATTCTTAAACATCCATAATCAGCTCTCTAATACTAAAATTTTACAAGAAAACCATgccaaatttatcatattttcaatttagtccttaagcttaaaAACTATACAAAATCACTTTATGAAATAGTAaaccaaatttaattatttatcacaaaagttcaaaaaaattaccaactaattcatggaaaaattctaaaaatttaaaagttttacgAATTAGTCCCCAaattaactagattaagctacaacaatctcaaaaatataaaagtcACTAAAAACAGGTGagaaaatacataccatgcacacAAAATAAACTTGGCCGAAAGCTTCCCAAGGTTAGCTATGGAGTTTTTGGTTTCTaaacaaagaaatgaagaagatgatagttgttttacttatttgtttatgttatttattatttaattactaaattacccttACATCAACATATATTATAAACTAAAATGCATATATGAAACCGTTCAACAAAAATATCCTTGGCATAATTGTCACTTAAAATCATTTAATCATGCAATTATTCCTATTAGCACCTTTAGTTTAACAGCGATtaacttttgtaacttttacaatttaatcctttttacttaattaactacctaaacattaaaattacttgaCCAAATTCCAATCCAATTATACTacaactccgtaaatatttttataaaaatatttacgatctTGGTCTATGAAAATTAGGTCTCGATACATTATTTTCAAAAACCACTAACTTTCAGTACGTACCACTTATACCTTGACTAACtgactaatttaataaaatcaataaaatcacgTTTTACTATAACACTatttttaactcataaatataaTATAGATAATATTTACTAACTTACTCATCgtaattgtggtcccgaaaccactgtttctgacactattgaaaaacaagttgttacaactctccctttaTAAGAAATTTCGTCTTCGAAATTTTTACCTACGAAACGGTTAGGGTATTGTGAATCTCATGTTTATTTTCCAGCATTCTCATATTCTCTTCTGTATTGTGACAATACCATATTACTTTATCTCTGGTTTGCAATTCAATACCTTTTCTctacaattcaacacataattCTGTCGATCTTAGGCGATTTTCAACTGTCTCatataatatgaattttattgTCTGTCTCACAAATCAGATCAGTCCCTATAATATTTCTTTTCCTCATCTCTAACCAGTACAACAGAGTTATGCATTTACGTTCATATAAAACCTCGTATAGTACCATTTAATACTTAATCGATAACTATCTTTATATACGAACTCTGTTAATGGTATAaattttctttagttgttttcGAATTCAATTATACAATACTGTATTTTGTCTTCTAGTATCCAAATCATCCGTTCTGATTATCTGTCAATCTAAGGATGAAATATTGTACTGAAATTCAGTTTCATGCCTAGAGTTTCATGCAATCTATCTCAAAATCTAGAGGTAAATCTCAAGTCTTGGTCAAAATAATAGATAATGACATATCATGTAATCCGACAATCCATAGTAACTCATTTCTTTTCCCATTCTGCAATCATTATAGACTATAGCAAACCTAATGGAACCTGACGTTCGGCTTTGCCTTACGGGCATATCTGACATATAACCACTTATTCTGAAATTTTCTCAGTACGCACAACGATTTCAAAAGCATAGATTCCTGTCATTACCAATACTGAACTCTAAAGTTTGATCATTTTTAACAAGTTTTCTTTTAGCTAAGAACTCCAAATTATATttctatagttttttttttgaattttctaaaGGAATATCGATTTTTTTCTCAAGTTGGCTAAAATAGAAACGTCACTTATAATTGTTTGAAGCTCTGTTAGCATTTATCCTGCCAAACAAAGCTAATGTTTTTTAAAACTATGACTAAactgataaaatatgtaaaagttgatagctaaaaatttttattatattgaatttCTTAATTGCCACGTCAGCTTGTCATTAGTGATTTTAACAGTAGTGACCAAAATGAACGAATTATGTAACGCAGGTGCTTAAATTGCAAACTTCTAATTTTTTAtgcctaaaatgattttttatagttCATTGACTACTtctgtaatttacccaaaaaaaaataatacaatcaaGTTATAATGGTTTGGCCTTAATTGCCTAATTCTATTACCTTAGTttcatttattacaaatttttCTAATTCATCAACTTTAATTGCTACTTTTTAGGGATAAAGTATAACATTTACAATCTTTATCTTTTATCTTTCAAGGTTTAGATAGAAACCTCTCCCCTATCTTTTGCAATATCTAAGAAAGAACTACTTAATTTTTATGGCTCAACTTGAAATTCTTTccctgaaaacaaagaaaactGTAATGACCCAATTTTAAGTGGTATCAAAAAATGTAGTTTTAGAACTCTATTTACGTAAATCGAGTCCATAAGGATGAAATATAAAACTTAATGAAGCTATCAAGAAAATATATTGAAGATCAGTTAAGTAACTTAACCaagaaaatcattaattaaaactcaaggaataaattgtaaaagttcaatcgctattaagttttaaattagaaaatgcTTGAGTAACTAGATAGCAATTATTTAAACgattaaaatggttaattaaCCAATTATTCAAATTTGATAGTCAACATCTAAAGCCTGGATTGCTTCACAATACTAAATCCTTCATGGCGACTTCAAGTATCAACCGGGTCTTTTTAGTAGTTGAACACTTGAAAATTCTCTTGAACTCTTGCCGATCAACACCACAAAAAATGACATTTAGTGCCATAAAGTTTGCATTAGCAAGCTTCACCCTCATCAAGTCTAATTTGTTTCAAGTTTTGAAGTCTTAACATTTGAAAGAATAGTAGTTGGGGTTCTCATCCTCTCAAGATCAAACACCATGCATTACCATCCATAGATTTTATGAACTCCTCCATTCTTACTTTCCAATATGAATAATTTGATCCATTAAACATAGAAGGTCATGACCTAAAAGATCTTCTCATATCTATACTAACGTAAAAGGTTTGATCGAACTTGATATCATAAGTTGAGTACCCTcaattcaattaatcaaactacaaaaaaaaatcattttttagaaaaaaaatattatttatcattaaattttaaataattaataaatttataaactatccccttcacaaaaaaaaatactattttcttcattttctctccatataactttaacatttttttacTGTTTCTTCTGCCCTATctcttttatccttttttttaattaggaaaaaGAATTCTTTTGAAAACAACTATCCATATATATTTTTGGTAGAGACtacccatgtattttttttagcAATCTTTTTTAGTTACCAAATacttcttcttctattttttactaaatttctTATATATAATATTGGAGTGGAAAATAAAGTGACAGAGTTTGAACTCACGTCAAGCCTGTCTAAAAAGAGCTTTATTCAATGTTCTATACAAGTTAAGAcggtatttaaatttttagtattttgtatttgaaaaaatatttggTTCACTGCAGATAGAGTcacatgataattttttaagactgtttgtggaataaaaaaagtacacTATTAGTGTACCAAAAACtaactcattttttatttataattcctATCTTAAatttgacatttcaatacaatagatatattaaaacaatgaataatatTTAGTACACTGTCACAGTGGAGCTTTTAAACTCCACAAAAAGGGCCAATGAATTGACAAGTGAAGAATAAGactatcataaaatattaaaaaaaaagatacacatgttaattttttaaGACTACTTGAATAAAAAATGTATACTCTTAAAGTATCAAATACTAACTcttaaaataattgaattaaaataaaatagaaatatataaattgaaaaattaaaaaataagcttaaagagtttggatttttttttttgaaaccaaCGATATTGGAATTTAAACCACAATCATTTTCAATatatctttatcatttaaatgtttatttaattcttatgtcaattacatatatatattattatataagcTTTTTCTAAGCACATTATCCTATTAATATTTGCACCTTTTTCGTGCTAAGAAGCGTCGGGTACTGGGGAGCGTTTGTTGTTTTTTGTTGCTGCGGGAGGGACTCTCGCAGTTGACATTCACGTCCACCCTCTTTACCCACGATCTCTTCCTCTGTAACCTTTGAAACCCATTATATATACACAACTGGGTTTTTCTGAGCAAaaagagctaaaaaaaaaaagaataaaagaataacgTTTGCATGATCAGAGGGTGAAGGCAAAATGGGGTCTCCTCCTACACCTAAGCTTTCTCTATATTCGTTTCCGAGTATGGCAAAAGAGCCGTCAGGGATGATGACACCGCCGATTCATTCCTCTGTTTCAATTCCATTCCTGTGGGAGGAAGCACCGGGCAGGCCTAGGCGGTCGTATCGGGGTAGTGAGAACGAAACTGATACAAGCAATGGATCAAAGCCAAACGTTGCAAGATGCTTGGAACTGCCTCCGAGGTTGTTAGCTAAGGCTAAGGTTGCTAACATGCCACCTCCAACAACTGTGTTGGATGGTCCTGATGCGTTTTGGCCTGGGTCTTTTAGGAGCCTGGACAACAAGTGGCTGGATAAGTTTGGATCCAGTAGGTGGAGGAGCTTTAGAAAGGCTGGTCGAGTTGTTGAGA includes:
- the LOC107950191 gene encoding uncharacterized protein At4g00950, with protein sequence MGSPPTPKLSLYSFPSMAKEPSGMMTPPIHSSVSIPFLWEEAPGRPRRSYRGSENETDTSNGSKPNVARCLELPPRLLAKAKVANMPPPTTVLDGPDAFWPGSFRSLDNKWLDKFGSSRWRSFRKAGRVVERSFDFSTSVVRVGDAGGSGTTEMKIARVRKKACFLNLSHARSHVLASIYESFKKVVPWRRGHEGSCNP